A window of the Acidobacteriota bacterium genome harbors these coding sequences:
- the rpmI gene encoding 50S ribosomal protein L35 — MPKLKTHRGAAKRFKATASGRFKRSKAYKSHILTKKDPKRKRHLDMETMVSDADQEAVSHMLPYGRRYR; from the coding sequence ATGCCCAAGCTCAAGACCCACCGGGGTGCGGCCAAGCGTTTCAAAGCCACGGCGAGCGGACGATTCAAGCGCTCGAAGGCCTACAAGAGCCACATCCTGACCAAGAAGGACCCCAAGCGTAAGCGCCACCTGGACATGGAGACCATGGTCTCCGATGCGGACCAGGAGGCGGTCAGCCACATGCTTCCCTACGGTCGGCGCTACAGGTAG
- a CDS encoding cell division protein ZapA encodes MSEGPPNRPVEVQIGGRMYRLRGDDPVRLARLAARVDATLRSIAGPDPGAAGYKAAVLTALNLAAQAEDERDSLRTRLGELQRRSRRLERHLENLAAEWEAASPPAEENPSSAV; translated from the coding sequence ATGAGCGAGGGTCCACCCAACCGCCCCGTCGAGGTCCAGATCGGAGGACGGATGTACCGCCTGCGGGGCGACGACCCCGTCCGCCTGGCGAGGCTGGCGGCGCGGGTCGACGCCACCCTGCGCTCGATCGCCGGTCCCGATCCCGGAGCCGCCGGCTACAAGGCGGCCGTCCTGACGGCTCTCAACCTGGCGGCCCAGGCGGAAGACGAGCGGGATTCCCTGCGCACCCGCCTCGGTGAGCTGCAACGTCGGTCCCGCCGACTCGAAAGACACCTCGAGAATCTGGCTGCCGAGTGGGAAGCCGCCTCCCCGCCCGCGGAAGAAAACCCTTCGAGCGCCGTTTGA
- a CDS encoding Rnase Y domain-containing protein encodes MTGSFLLILCILLALGAIALGVAFLRRGRRYDELLARVGQLESEQEEKIRDEVRRRSRREEKRLRREYKRRQSELDGRERELKQRKEDLSERRVKLEERAAAVDSRAEELAELAGKLDQRAAAVSRREKDLEQAEARWEQKLEKVAGMDREEARQRLLERVAEEIQGEVARVIQKADRQARAAAERTAREAALIAMGSVKGRVAGEGTITVVKLPSDEMKGRVIGREGRNIRAFEQVTGVDVLVDDTPQAILLSCWDPLRRAIAARALRLLVEDGRIHPARIEEVVEKTRADADEEARERGEAAAYELGVTGLHERLVLLLGRLSFLRVHGQDLLRRSMEMAQLAGMLADEIMESGDTLRRAALLHAVARAESTPLLTHPAVASADLATRFGEAPEVSAPIRALAQPPDAPRTPEGVLLVTARRLVDSRPGARDENLQRFMDRLAEVEKIALAEEGIERAVAVRAGREMRVHVSGERMRDDDALRLARELAKRIERQVDYPGQIRVLVIRETRAVSYAV; translated from the coding sequence ATGACGGGTTCTTTCCTTTTGATCCTCTGTATCCTCCTGGCCCTCGGCGCCATCGCGCTGGGCGTCGCTTTTCTGCGCCGCGGCCGCCGGTACGACGAACTGCTCGCCCGGGTCGGCCAGCTGGAATCCGAACAGGAAGAGAAGATCCGCGACGAGGTGCGCCGCCGTTCCCGGCGCGAAGAAAAACGTCTGCGCCGGGAGTACAAACGCCGGCAAAGCGAACTCGACGGCCGTGAACGCGAACTCAAGCAGCGCAAGGAAGATCTCTCCGAACGGCGGGTCAAGCTCGAAGAGCGGGCGGCCGCCGTCGACAGCCGGGCCGAGGAACTGGCCGAACTCGCCGGCAAGCTCGATCAGCGCGCCGCCGCGGTCAGCCGACGGGAAAAAGACCTCGAGCAAGCCGAAGCACGCTGGGAGCAGAAACTCGAGAAGGTTGCCGGCATGGACCGCGAGGAAGCCCGGCAGCGCCTGCTCGAGCGTGTCGCCGAGGAAATCCAGGGCGAGGTGGCGCGGGTCATCCAGAAGGCCGACCGCCAGGCGCGGGCGGCCGCCGAACGCACCGCCCGGGAGGCGGCGCTGATCGCCATGGGCTCGGTCAAGGGCCGGGTCGCCGGCGAGGGCACGATCACCGTCGTCAAGCTGCCCAGCGACGAGATGAAGGGCCGGGTGATCGGGCGCGAAGGGCGGAATATCCGCGCCTTCGAACAGGTCACCGGGGTCGACGTGCTGGTGGACGACACCCCCCAGGCGATCCTGCTCTCCTGCTGGGACCCCCTCCGGCGGGCCATCGCCGCCCGCGCCCTGCGGCTGCTGGTGGAGGATGGACGCATCCACCCGGCCCGCATCGAAGAGGTGGTGGAGAAGACCCGGGCCGACGCCGACGAGGAGGCCCGCGAGCGGGGCGAGGCCGCGGCCTATGAACTGGGCGTCACCGGACTCCACGAGCGACTGGTACTCCTGCTCGGCCGCCTCTCTTTCCTGCGGGTGCACGGCCAGGATCTGCTGCGGCGCTCGATGGAAATGGCCCAGCTCGCCGGCATGCTGGCCGACGAAATCATGGAAAGCGGCGACACCCTGCGGCGGGCCGCCCTGCTGCACGCGGTGGCTCGCGCCGAGAGCACCCCCCTGCTGACCCACCCCGCCGTGGCCAGCGCCGACCTGGCGACCCGCTTCGGCGAAGCCCCGGAGGTCTCCGCCCCCATCCGCGCCCTGGCCCAGCCGCCGGACGCTCCCCGCACACCGGAAGGCGTCCTGCTGGTGACCGCCAGGCGCCTGGTGGACTCCCGGCCGGGAGCCCGCGACGAAAATCTCCAGCGCTTCATGGACCGCCTGGCCGAAGTGGAGAAGATCGCCCTGGCCGAGGAAGGCATCGAGCGCGCCGTGGCCGTCCGGGCGGGGCGCGAGATGCGCGTCCACGTCTCGGGGGAGCGCATGCGCGATGACGACGCCCTGCGCCTGGCCCGGGAACTGGCCAAGCGCATCGAACGCCAGGTGGACTACCCCGGACAGATCCGCGTGCTGGTGATCCGCGAAACCCGGGCGGTCAGCTACGCCGTATAG
- a CDS encoding sigma 54-interacting transcriptional regulator translates to MFYLEARISGQVVRWPLSEGESLLGRGDECDLPVDEGSVSPRHLRLRLAAGRLSIEDLGSANGLWVGGERVARAELGTDEWFAAGTVLLALREGLSLGVGERGEVFRSSLLTRRGGPPIDVDALPAGLPARGESGSLEAMLGQLDRLLSGEDPEDRCRSLLRWLAEQVGGKTVLLFRRGEAGGAWALRGEWGAGVGEALGERALSEALGPGGSKRVGEALVLAGGPRGGDWRLVIDPAPDGPVWLPVARLVLHLLAPDAAAGEPAEARSAGSARGGGHAAPDADEPFLALSELTLRVLRDVDRLAATDLPVMLHGESGTGKELLARRLHRHSPRPGGPFVAINCAALPADLLEAELFGIEQGVATGVSARRGRFQLASGGTLFLDEVADLPPALQPKLLRALESLEITPLGAPSPVSVHVRLVAASHQDLEQRVREGTFRRDLLYRLAGAVVEVPPLRERPEEILPLARRFASQAAGVRGGSFEGIDVRAARQLLNYDWPGNVRELRHVVFRALALADGPILHEDLLPAEVRGAADEGKGEIFLGLGGTYRGARERFERLYFTSLLESCGGNHAEAARRAGLSRSSLYRKLAELGLREGPG, encoded by the coding sequence GTGTTCTATCTCGAGGCGCGCATCAGTGGCCAGGTGGTCCGCTGGCCGTTGAGTGAGGGCGAAAGCCTGCTGGGTCGCGGCGACGAGTGCGATCTTCCCGTCGACGAGGGCTCGGTGTCTCCACGGCACCTGCGTCTGCGGCTGGCAGCGGGGCGGTTGAGCATCGAGGACCTGGGCAGCGCCAATGGACTGTGGGTCGGTGGTGAGCGCGTGGCCCGGGCGGAGCTGGGGACCGACGAATGGTTCGCCGCCGGCACCGTGCTGCTCGCCTTGCGGGAAGGGCTGAGCCTGGGTGTGGGGGAGCGCGGTGAAGTGTTCCGCAGCTCCCTTCTGACGCGGCGGGGAGGCCCGCCCATCGATGTGGATGCCCTTCCCGCCGGTCTGCCCGCCCGCGGGGAGAGCGGGAGTCTCGAAGCCATGCTCGGGCAACTCGACCGCCTTCTTTCGGGAGAGGATCCCGAGGACCGCTGCCGGTCCCTGTTGCGATGGTTGGCCGAACAGGTGGGTGGGAAGACGGTGCTCCTCTTCCGTCGTGGGGAGGCGGGTGGAGCGTGGGCTCTGCGCGGAGAGTGGGGTGCCGGGGTGGGCGAGGCGCTCGGCGAGCGCGCCCTGTCCGAAGCGCTCGGTCCCGGCGGGTCGAAACGGGTGGGCGAGGCGCTGGTGCTCGCCGGCGGGCCGCGTGGTGGTGACTGGCGGCTGGTGATCGATCCGGCGCCCGACGGCCCGGTGTGGCTGCCCGTGGCGCGTCTCGTGCTTCACCTGCTGGCCCCCGACGCGGCCGCGGGTGAGCCGGCCGAGGCCCGGAGCGCCGGCTCGGCCCGCGGCGGGGGGCACGCGGCTCCCGACGCCGACGAGCCCTTCCTCGCGCTCTCCGAGTTGACCCTGCGCGTCTTGCGGGACGTGGATCGCCTTGCGGCCACGGACCTGCCCGTGATGCTCCACGGCGAATCCGGTACGGGCAAGGAGCTGCTGGCCAGGCGCCTGCATCGCCATTCCCCCCGGCCCGGGGGACCTTTCGTCGCCATCAACTGCGCGGCGTTGCCGGCCGACCTGCTGGAGGCCGAACTCTTCGGCATCGAGCAAGGGGTGGCCACCGGCGTCAGTGCGCGTCGGGGACGCTTCCAACTGGCTTCCGGCGGCACCCTCTTCCTCGACGAAGTGGCGGACCTGCCGCCGGCCCTGCAGCCCAAGCTCCTGAGGGCTCTCGAAAGCCTGGAGATCACGCCCCTCGGCGCCCCGTCTCCGGTATCCGTCCACGTGCGCCTGGTCGCGGCCAGCCACCAGGACCTCGAGCAGCGGGTAAGGGAGGGGACTTTTCGCCGGGACCTGCTCTACCGCCTGGCGGGGGCGGTGGTGGAGGTACCGCCCCTGCGGGAGCGGCCGGAGGAGATTCTTCCGCTGGCACGGCGCTTCGCCAGTCAGGCCGCGGGAGTCCGGGGTGGCTCCTTCGAGGGCATCGACGTGCGCGCGGCCCGGCAACTGTTGAACTACGACTGGCCGGGAAACGTACGTGAACTGCGCCACGTGGTCTTCCGCGCCCTGGCCCTGGCCGACGGGCCGATTCTTCACGAGGACCTGCTGCCCGCCGAGGTCCGCGGCGCGGCGGACGAGGGCAAGGGAGAGATCTTCCTCGGACTCGGCGGAACCTACCGCGGCGCCCGGGAACGTTTCGAGCGACTCTATTTCACGAGCCTGCTGGAGAGTTGCGGCGGCAATCACGCCGAGGCGGCCCGTCGGGCCGGTCTCTCCCGCTCCTCGCTCTACCGCAAGCTCGCGGAACTCGGCTTGCGGGAAGGGCCGGGATGA
- the thrS gene encoding threonine--tRNA ligase, translated as MNHPESAAEELEITLPDGTVVTAPAGSSPFDVARLAGLDGLDRAIAARADGVPVDLHAPLRAPVHLSLIFPEDPDALEIYRHSTAHIMAQAVKELWPEVKIAQGPAIEDGFYYDFHRSEPFTDEDLPRIEARMKKIIKRNFRIVRHEVPKEEAIEVFTAEDEPYKLHFVRTKAGETASYYEQGGFRDFCLGPHLPSTRKAGAFKLLSVAGAYWLGSEENEMLWRIYGTAFPTAEQLEAHLHRLEEAKRRDHRRLGKELDLFSVQEVAGGGLAFWHPKGAVVREQIEGFLRQQLQRHDYVFVVTPHIAKDTLFRTSGHYDYYKENMYTLRTADDEEFVIKPMNCPGHTMIYATGLKSYRDLPVRMAEFGTVYRYERSGTLHGLFRVRGFTQDDAHIFCRPDQLLHEIDDCLELVETIFRTYGFEQVHYELSVRDPQNPGKYIGTNEEWEAAEAALVEALAQRGLDHKRFEGEAVFYGPKIDVKVVDAIGRPWQLSTIQFDFNLPRRFGITYVDQDGQHKPPYMVHRAIYGSLERFFGILIEHFAGAFPPWLAPVQARVLPVSEKVIDYAESVLDTLARAGLRAELDRRSDKIGAKIRDAEMQKIPYMLIVGPKEAEAASVSLRIHHKGDEGAMPLESFIQRARRVVGERSLEA; from the coding sequence ATGAACCACCCAGAGAGTGCCGCGGAGGAGTTGGAGATCACCCTCCCCGACGGCACCGTGGTCACCGCTCCCGCAGGCTCGTCACCCTTCGACGTCGCCCGGCTCGCCGGGCTCGACGGCCTCGACCGCGCCATCGCGGCCCGGGCCGACGGCGTACCGGTGGACTTGCACGCTCCGCTGCGCGCTCCGGTCCACCTCTCGCTGATCTTCCCCGAAGATCCCGACGCCCTGGAGATCTACCGGCACTCCACCGCCCACATCATGGCCCAGGCGGTCAAGGAACTGTGGCCCGAAGTCAAGATCGCCCAGGGGCCCGCCATCGAAGACGGCTTCTACTACGACTTCCACCGCAGCGAGCCCTTCACCGACGAGGACCTGCCGCGCATCGAAGCGCGGATGAAAAAGATCATCAAGCGCAACTTTCGTATCGTCCGCCACGAGGTGCCCAAGGAAGAGGCCATCGAGGTCTTCACCGCTGAAGACGAGCCCTACAAGCTCCATTTCGTGCGGACCAAGGCCGGAGAGACGGCCTCCTACTACGAGCAGGGCGGCTTCCGCGACTTCTGCCTCGGCCCCCATTTGCCGAGCACCAGGAAGGCCGGCGCCTTCAAGCTGCTCTCGGTCGCCGGAGCCTACTGGCTGGGCAGTGAAGAAAACGAAATGCTGTGGCGGATCTACGGCACGGCCTTCCCCACCGCCGAGCAGCTCGAGGCGCACCTGCACCGGCTCGAGGAGGCCAAACGCCGCGATCACCGCCGCCTGGGCAAAGAACTCGACCTGTTCTCGGTGCAAGAGGTCGCCGGCGGCGGCCTGGCCTTCTGGCATCCCAAGGGTGCCGTGGTACGCGAACAGATCGAGGGCTTTCTCCGCCAGCAGCTCCAGCGCCACGACTACGTCTTCGTCGTCACCCCCCACATCGCCAAGGACACCCTCTTCCGCACCTCGGGGCACTACGACTACTACAAAGAGAACATGTACACGCTCCGGACGGCGGACGACGAAGAGTTCGTCATCAAGCCGATGAACTGCCCGGGGCACACGATGATCTACGCCACGGGGCTCAAGTCCTATCGCGACCTGCCGGTGCGCATGGCGGAATTCGGCACCGTCTACCGTTACGAGCGTTCCGGCACCCTGCACGGCCTGTTCCGTGTCCGCGGTTTCACCCAGGACGACGCTCACATCTTCTGCCGGCCGGACCAACTGCTGCACGAAATCGACGACTGCCTCGAGTTGGTGGAAACCATCTTCCGCACCTACGGTTTCGAGCAGGTGCACTACGAGCTCTCGGTTCGAGATCCGCAGAACCCGGGCAAATACATCGGTACCAACGAGGAATGGGAGGCCGCTGAGGCCGCCCTGGTCGAGGCCCTCGCGCAGCGCGGCCTCGATCACAAGCGTTTCGAAGGCGAAGCCGTGTTCTATGGCCCCAAGATCGACGTCAAGGTGGTCGATGCCATCGGCCGGCCCTGGCAGTTGTCGACGATCCAGTTCGACTTCAACCTGCCCCGCCGTTTCGGCATCACCTACGTCGACCAGGACGGGCAGCACAAGCCGCCCTACATGGTGCACCGCGCGATCTACGGCTCCCTCGAGCGCTTTTTCGGCATCCTGATCGAGCACTTCGCCGGAGCCTTCCCGCCCTGGCTCGCCCCGGTGCAGGCTCGCGTGCTGCCGGTGTCGGAAAAGGTCATCGACTACGCCGAGTCCGTGCTCGACACCCTGGCCCGGGCCGGGTTGCGGGCCGAACTCGACCGGCGCTCGGACAAGATCGGGGCGAAGATCCGGGATGCCGAAATGCAGAAGATTCCCTACATGCTCATCGTCGGCCCGAAAGAGGCCGAGGCGGCCTCCGTCTCCCTGCGCATCCATCACAAGGGCGACGAAGGGGCCATGCCACTCGAGTCGTTCATCCAGCGCGCCCGGCGGGTGGTCGGTGAGCGCAGCCTGGAAGCCTGA
- the rplT gene encoding 50S ribosomal protein L20 produces the protein MPRVKRGKNRRQRRKKILDRAKGYYLSKSNCYRIAREQVDRSLDFAYRDRRQKKRQFRRLWITRIGAAARIHGLSYSRMIDGLNKAGVAIDRKILAELAVSQPEAFASLAERARTALG, from the coding sequence ATGCCGAGAGTCAAACGGGGCAAGAACCGTCGCCAGCGGCGCAAGAAGATCCTCGATCGCGCCAAGGGCTATTACCTGAGCAAGAGCAACTGCTACCGGATCGCCCGCGAACAGGTGGATCGTTCCCTCGATTTCGCCTATCGCGACCGGCGGCAGAAGAAGCGCCAGTTCCGCCGTCTCTGGATCACCCGCATCGGCGCCGCAGCCCGGATCCATGGGCTCAGCTACAGCAGGATGATCGACGGCCTGAACAAGGCGGGTGTGGCGATCGACCGCAAGATCCTCGCGGAACTGGCCGTCTCCCAGCCCGAGGCCTTCGCCTCCCTCGCGGAGCGGGCGCGCACAGCCCTCGGCTGA
- the pheT gene encoding phenylalanine--tRNA ligase subunit beta, with product MPVIGIPLDEFFAFYGETLDVEELEHQLHRFGCSVEGWATLKRYRCACCGAISESPEQDLRPAVCEGCGCDLRSTADAATFEGEVRVLKMELLAVRPDLFHPAGLARAMRGFLGRESGAPDYRLERGEWELSVDPALDGPDVRRPRIAAAIVRGLSFDDASLRSLMKLQENLHWALGRDRKLASIGVYDLDRLEGPSLSYRAVDPGALRFVPLGFDPADPAAALTPAEVLERHPKGRAFSRLLAGARKVPVLLDAAQAVLSMPPIINSEATRVTLDTRQALIDVTGMEDRHVERALNIVLTSLLESCPGAWGESLEVIYHGERRRTPRLEPQVVELDPTAASALIGQPWSADEVVELLGRMRHDARVQDGRVRVEVPAWRADILHPRDLVEDVAIAHGYDNLPRVELGGATFAQPHPREVASERARRVLLGLGAMEVMTLALSCEETTYDRTGLADRDEQVKLEHPISVEQTMLRISLVPGLMETLAVNLGHAYPQRLFEVGSVSLVDADAETGAREELRAALALAGDGIGYADIRAMADLFVTEWGRPLEDVRPVEEKLFLPGRGAGIWSSGRCVARFGEVHPAVLECYRVIHPVVVAEFDLEFLSRTP from the coding sequence ATGCCGGTGATCGGCATTCCTCTCGACGAGTTCTTCGCCTTCTACGGCGAGACCCTCGACGTGGAAGAGCTCGAGCATCAGCTCCACCGCTTCGGCTGTTCGGTGGAAGGCTGGGCCACCCTCAAGCGCTACCGCTGCGCCTGCTGTGGCGCCATTTCAGAGAGTCCCGAACAGGACCTGCGTCCGGCGGTCTGCGAGGGCTGCGGCTGTGATCTGCGCTCCACCGCCGATGCGGCCACCTTCGAAGGCGAAGTGCGGGTGCTGAAGATGGAATTGCTCGCCGTGCGTCCCGACCTTTTTCACCCGGCGGGTCTGGCGCGGGCCATGCGGGGCTTTCTCGGCCGGGAGAGCGGTGCGCCCGACTACCGGCTCGAGCGGGGAGAGTGGGAGCTGAGCGTGGATCCGGCCCTCGATGGCCCCGACGTGCGCCGCCCGCGCATCGCCGCCGCCATCGTGCGTGGCTTGAGCTTCGACGACGCCTCCCTGCGCTCGCTGATGAAACTGCAGGAGAATCTTCACTGGGCGCTGGGGCGGGACCGGAAGCTGGCGTCCATCGGCGTCTACGACCTGGATCGACTCGAGGGCCCGAGCTTGAGTTACCGCGCGGTGGATCCCGGCGCCCTGCGCTTCGTGCCTCTCGGCTTCGATCCGGCGGATCCCGCCGCGGCGCTGACGCCGGCGGAGGTGCTCGAGCGCCATCCCAAGGGGCGGGCTTTCTCCCGGCTGCTCGCCGGGGCCCGCAAGGTGCCCGTACTGCTCGATGCGGCGCAGGCCGTGCTCTCCATGCCCCCGATCATCAACAGTGAAGCCACCCGCGTCACCCTCGACACGCGGCAGGCCCTGATCGACGTGACGGGCATGGAAGACCGGCACGTGGAGCGCGCCCTGAACATCGTCCTGACCAGCCTGCTCGAGAGCTGTCCGGGGGCCTGGGGCGAGAGCCTCGAGGTGATCTATCACGGGGAGCGGCGCCGCACCCCTCGACTCGAGCCCCAGGTCGTGGAGTTGGACCCCACCGCCGCATCGGCGTTGATCGGGCAGCCCTGGTCGGCGGACGAGGTGGTGGAGTTGCTGGGGCGGATGCGTCACGACGCACGGGTCCAGGATGGCCGGGTGCGCGTGGAGGTGCCGGCCTGGCGGGCCGACATCCTGCACCCGCGCGACCTGGTCGAGGATGTGGCCATTGCCCATGGCTATGACAACCTGCCGAGGGTCGAACTCGGCGGCGCCACCTTCGCCCAGCCCCATCCCCGGGAGGTGGCCTCCGAGCGGGCCCGCCGGGTGCTGCTCGGCCTGGGGGCGATGGAGGTGATGACGCTCGCGTTGAGTTGCGAAGAGACGACCTACGACCGGACGGGTCTCGCCGACCGGGATGAGCAGGTCAAGCTGGAGCATCCGATCTCCGTCGAGCAGACCATGCTGCGGATTTCCCTGGTTCCCGGCTTGATGGAGACTCTCGCCGTCAACCTGGGTCATGCCTATCCTCAGCGCCTGTTCGAGGTGGGGTCCGTGAGCCTGGTGGATGCGGACGCCGAGACCGGGGCCCGTGAGGAACTGCGTGCGGCCCTGGCGCTGGCCGGAGACGGCATCGGCTACGCGGACATTCGAGCGATGGCCGATCTCTTCGTGACCGAGTGGGGCCGGCCTCTCGAGGATGTGCGCCCGGTGGAAGAGAAGCTCTTCCTCCCCGGTCGCGGGGCCGGCATCTGGTCTTCCGGCCGTTGCGTCGCCCGCTTCGGCGAGGTGCACCCGGCGGTGCTGGAGTGCTATCGCGTGATTCACCCCGTGGTGGTTGCGGAATTCGACCTGGAGTTCCTTTCCCGCACGCCCTGA
- a CDS encoding phenylalanine--tRNA ligase subunit alpha produces MNDALRELDVKLLQCLQEEGDRPTVTEVARRLGCDQSPVAATVTGLAERGLVEVEESAVVELRTGARAGQWEQGRCPERRVASALAAAGGRAGIRDLPGISGLEAREIGQSLKYLAQRNWASKQGAELTLGEDWKGDDGPPPQPDEILVAYLLERGPATKAVIAEAGIDVEAALALLARRPGVVEQKERRQRRVGLTAAGRERVAAGLEAREEVSELTTELLVSGRWKEVSFRAYDVSLPGRTPMRGKEHPFRRILEETRTAFLHMGFEETASPWVESAFWDFDALFQPQDHPARDMQDTFYVGRPATCGLPAEEWVERVRATHETGGSSGSMGWRYPWNRDLARRCVLRTHTTAATVRELARRPDPPRKVFCVGPVFRRETIDYKHLPVFHQVDGIVIDAQASFSALLTLLTTFYRKMGFEKIQFRPAFFPYTEPSVEVFVWMESRKDWVEMGGSGIFRPEVTEPLGCKVPVLAWGLGLERLAMFRYGLSDIRELYLSHLDWLKEVPQCR; encoded by the coding sequence ATGAACGACGCGTTGCGTGAACTCGACGTCAAGCTGCTGCAGTGCCTGCAGGAGGAGGGCGATCGGCCGACGGTCACGGAGGTAGCCCGGCGGTTGGGGTGTGATCAGAGCCCTGTGGCGGCCACGGTCACCGGGCTCGCCGAGCGTGGCCTGGTCGAGGTGGAAGAGAGCGCCGTGGTGGAGTTGCGTACCGGGGCGCGGGCCGGGCAGTGGGAGCAGGGTCGTTGCCCCGAACGTCGTGTCGCGTCGGCTCTCGCGGCGGCCGGCGGTCGGGCGGGCATCCGCGACCTGCCCGGGATCAGCGGCCTCGAAGCGCGGGAGATCGGCCAGTCGCTGAAATACCTCGCCCAGCGGAACTGGGCTTCCAAGCAAGGTGCGGAGCTGACGCTTGGCGAGGACTGGAAGGGGGATGATGGCCCGCCGCCCCAGCCCGACGAGATCCTCGTCGCCTACTTGCTGGAACGGGGACCGGCGACGAAGGCGGTCATCGCCGAGGCGGGCATCGATGTGGAGGCCGCACTCGCCCTGCTCGCCCGGCGGCCCGGTGTCGTCGAGCAGAAAGAGCGGCGGCAGCGTCGCGTGGGCCTGACGGCGGCCGGTCGCGAGCGGGTCGCCGCCGGCCTCGAAGCGCGGGAGGAGGTCAGTGAACTGACCACCGAACTGCTGGTCTCCGGGCGGTGGAAGGAGGTCAGTTTCCGGGCCTACGACGTGAGCCTGCCCGGTCGGACGCCGATGCGAGGCAAGGAACATCCCTTCCGCAGGATCCTCGAGGAGACTCGTACGGCCTTTTTGCACATGGGCTTCGAGGAAACCGCCAGTCCCTGGGTCGAATCGGCCTTCTGGGATTTCGACGCGCTCTTTCAACCCCAGGACCATCCCGCCCGGGACATGCAGGACACCTTCTACGTCGGTCGCCCGGCGACCTGCGGGCTGCCGGCGGAAGAATGGGTCGAGCGGGTGCGCGCAACCCACGAGACGGGTGGAAGCAGCGGTTCGATGGGCTGGCGCTATCCCTGGAACCGGGATCTGGCCCGCCGCTGCGTGCTGCGCACGCACACCACGGCGGCGACGGTGCGGGAGTTGGCCCGCCGCCCCGATCCGCCGCGCAAGGTCTTTTGCGTGGGGCCGGTCTTCCGGCGCGAGACCATCGACTACAAGCACCTGCCGGTCTTCCACCAGGTCGACGGCATCGTGATCGACGCCCAGGCCTCTTTTTCCGCGCTGCTGACCCTGCTGACGACGTTCTACCGCAAGATGGGTTTCGAGAAGATCCAGTTCCGCCCCGCCTTCTTTCCCTACACCGAGCCCTCGGTGGAGGTCTTCGTCTGGATGGAAAGCCGCAAGGACTGGGTGGAGATGGGGGGATCGGGGATCTTCCGCCCCGAGGTGACCGAGCCGCTGGGATGCAAGGTGCCCGTGTTGGCATGGGGCCTGGGTCTCGAACGCCTGGCCATGTTTCGCTACGGTCTGTCCGATATCCGGGAGCTCTACCTCTCCCACCTGGACTGGCTCAAGGAGGTGCCCCAATGCCGGTGA
- a CDS encoding THUMP domain-containing protein, which translates to MQLRLCAAGGLEQAVAREVEREGLVCTRVGRGFVRLEVDTATAARLTLSLRTVSRVIWEVGTQLATTRDGLTAAVAALPWESLLPRQRSWRVRAGGRSQALTHTGFAAQVVADGIRDRFVRRRLEPPPVDLERPDILVDLHLGSGGAEVGLDLAARSLHARGTGRRAPAPLREDVAAGLAHLAGIGADRPIIDPFCGSGTLLAETLAVALGMPAGRRPRELALSRLPRFSSLDLEALVPAGPQTPAGTLGWGFDAEAGVIAQARRILTHYGLDEVARIRACAVDRLDVRALPTGPGWIVTNPPWGRRLGGDPSTLWRALGTLARRLPGWRLAVLSGDPALTRHLGLRADRRFPVRIGGVDTRWLLYSIHPGPSRKPSSASLR; encoded by the coding sequence ATGCAGCTCCGCCTCTGCGCTGCCGGCGGCCTCGAGCAGGCCGTGGCTCGCGAGGTCGAGCGGGAGGGTTTGGTGTGCACCCGGGTCGGTCGGGGCTTCGTGCGGCTCGAGGTGGACACCGCGACAGCAGCCCGACTCACCCTGTCCCTGCGCACGGTTTCGCGAGTGATCTGGGAGGTGGGGACGCAACTGGCCACGACCCGGGATGGGTTGACGGCCGCCGTCGCCGCCCTGCCCTGGGAGAGCCTCCTGCCCCGGCAACGGAGTTGGCGGGTCCGGGCCGGCGGACGCAGCCAGGCCCTGACCCATACCGGTTTCGCCGCCCAGGTGGTCGCCGACGGCATCCGTGACCGTTTCGTCCGTCGGCGCCTCGAGCCTCCCCCGGTCGATCTCGAGCGCCCGGACATCCTGGTCGACCTGCACCTCGGCTCCGGGGGCGCCGAAGTCGGCCTGGACCTGGCGGCCCGCTCCCTCCATGCCCGGGGCACCGGCCGGCGCGCCCCCGCTCCCCTGCGGGAGGATGTGGCGGCGGGCCTGGCCCACCTGGCCGGCATCGGAGCCGATCGCCCGATCATCGACCCCTTTTGCGGGTCGGGAACCCTGCTCGCCGAGACCTTGGCGGTGGCCCTGGGGATGCCCGCGGGACGCCGACCCCGCGAGTTGGCCCTCTCACGCCTGCCGCGTTTCTCTAGCCTCGACCTGGAAGCCCTCGTTCCCGCGGGTCCGCAGACCCCGGCCGGCACACTGGGCTGGGGCTTCGACGCCGAGGCCGGGGTGATCGCCCAGGCGCGACGCATCCTGACCCACTACGGCCTCGACGAGGTGGCACGGATCCGGGCGTGCGCGGTGGATCGCCTCGATGTCCGGGCCCTGCCGACCGGCCCGGGCTGGATCGTCACCAACCCTCCTTGGGGACGGCGCCTGGGCGGCGACCCCTCGACGCTCTGGCGCGCGCTGGGCACCCTCGCCAGGCGGCTTCCGGGCTGGCGGCTGGCGGTGCTCAGTGGCGACCCCGCCCTCACCCGCCATCTCGGACTTCGAGCCGATCGCCGCTTTCCCGTGCGCATCGGCGGGGTGGATACCCGCTGGCTGCTCTACAGCATTCATCCCGGCCCTTCCCGCAAGCCGAGTTCCGCGAGCTTGCGGTAG